One Myxococcales bacterium genomic window, TCATGGTGACCTCGGCGCCGGCTCTTCGCTTTCGTCACGTCCAGGTTCGGTATCCGGGTCATGAAACGCCGGTCTTGCGGGAGTTGTCGCTGGAGGTCGCGGCCGGCGAACGCGTGGCCCTGCTGGGCTTGAACGGCTCGGGAAAAACCACGTTGCTGCTGGCGGCGGTGGGGTTGATCCCCTTCGAAGGCACGATCGAGATCGCGGGGATCGAGCTTTCGCCGCGGACCGTTGCGCGGGTGCGTGAACGGGTCGGCTTGCTCTTCGCCGTTCCGGCCGATCAACTCCTGTTTCCCCGGGTCATCGACGATGTCGCCTTTTCCCTCGTTCGCCGGCGCGTTCCCAAACCCGAGGCGCGGTTCCGCGCGCGCGGCGCGCTGGAAAACTTCGCCGTCGCCGACCTGGCCGATCACTCGCCCTTTGAGTTGTCGCACGGGCAAAAAACGCGGGTGGCCCTGGCGGGCACCATGGTGACCGATCCCGCCGTCCTTTTGCTGGACGAACCGTCGGCGGGGCTCGACCCGCCCGGCCGCCTGGGGCTCATTCGCACTCTGGTTTCCCGGAATGTTTCGATGCTGGCCGCGACGCACGATCTGGAATTCGCGCGGCGGGCTTGCCAGCGGGCGGTGTTGCTGGAAGACGGCCGCCTGGTCGACGAGCGGGCGGACCTGGAAGCGCTCGCGAAAAAGTGGTCGGCGGCGGACGGTTTGCCGGGAGGCGCCGGCGAGGGCTGATTCGGCGAACGCGGGTTACTTCGTCGGCGCCAGATCCTCGATGCCGTACTTCTCCATTTTGTAGCGCAGGCGGTTGCGGTCGATGCCCAGCAAGGTGGCGGCCCGCGCCTTGACGTAGTCGGATTCGATCAGCGCGCCCTGGATCAATTCCTTTTCGTACTTTTCGATTTCGGCGTCGAAGTTGATCGGCCCGGTCAGGCGCGGCGCGGTGGCGATCGCGCCGGTGATGTCCTGGGGCAGGTGGTCGACGGTGATGCGGTCGCCCTGGGCCAGCACCGTGGCGCGTTCGATGACGTTTTGCAGTTCGCGGATATTGCCCGGCCAGTGGTACTTGGTCAGCAGGATCATCGCCTCGGGGTCGAGTTTCTTGACCGGTTCGCGGCCGGCGTACTGCCGTAAGAAATGTTCGACCAGCATGGCGATGTCGTCGGACCGTTCGCGCAGCGGCGGCAGGAACAGCGAGATGACGTTGAGCCGGTAGTACAGGTCCTCGCGGAACGTGCGCTTGCCGATCAATTCCTTCAAATCCTGGTTGGTCGCCGAAAGGATGCGCACGTCCACGCTGATCGTTTGCGTGCCGCCGACGCGCTCGAACTCCTTTTCTTGCAGAAAGCGCAACAGCTTGACCTGGACGTTGTGGCTGATGTCGCCGATTTCGTCGAGGAACAGCGTGCCGCCGTGCGCCTGCTCGAACCGGCCGATCTTGCGCGCCACGGCGCCGGTGAACGAACCCTTTTCATGGCCGAAGAGTTCGGACTCGAGCACGCCCTCGGCGTAGGCGGCGCAATGCGCCCGGATGAACGGCCCGTCGGTGCGCTGGCTGTTGTAGTGAATGGCGCGGGCCACCAGTTCCTTGCCGGTGCCGCTTTCGCCGAGAATCAGCACCGAGGCGTCGGATGCCGCCACCTTGCGGATCGTGTCGAAGACCTTCTGCATCGCGGCGCTCTTGCCGACGATTTCGTTGAAGTTGTAGCGCCGCGTCTCGTCGTCGTGCAGGGCGGCGAGGCTGGCCCGCATGCGGACCATTTCCTGCTGTACCGACGCCTGGCCCAGCGCCTTCTCCAGCTTCACCTTGATCTCGTCGATGGTGAACGGCTTGGAGATGAAATCGAAGGCGCCCTTGCGCATCGCCTCCACCGCTTTTTCGATCGAGCCGTAGGCGGTGATCACCATCACCACGCCTTCCGGGTGGATCGTCATGCCCCGCGAAAGGATGTCCATCCCCGACGCGCCCGGCAGGCGCAGGTCGGTCACCACCACGTCGTAGGGCTGCTGCTCGACCGCGGCCAGGGCCTCGGTGCCGTCGTAAAATACCGACACCTCGTGGCCGAGCCGCTGGCCGATCTGCGCGATGCTGTCGGCGGTGGTTTTGTGATCGTCGACGACCAGGATGCGCGCCATGAAACCTTCCTCCTACACAGGCAGCGCCACGACGAAGCAGGCGCCGCCCTCCGGATGATTGTGGCAGGAAATGGACCCGCCGTGATTGACGATGGCCTTGTGCACGATCGCCAGCCCCAATCCCGTGCCGTCGCTCTTGGTGGTGACGAACGGGTGGAAGATCCGGTCGCGCACTTCCGGCGAAATCCCCGGGCCGGAATCGCGGACCTCGACGCGGAATCCGCCGCCGGTGGTTTCCGGCCCTTGGATGGCGAGATACACCCGGCCGCCCGGCGGCATCGCCTCGCAGGCGTTTTTGATCAGGTTGACCAGCACGCGGCGGATGGCCCCGGGGTCGAGCACCGCCGGGGGAAGCGGGCTGTCGTACCGGCGCACGATCTCGATCTGTTTTTCCTCGATCGCCGGCAGCAGCAGCATGATCGCGTCCTCGGTCAGTTCGACCAGGTCGGCCGGGGTTTTTTCCAGCGGCTTGGGCCGCGCGAAGGCGAGAAACTCGGTCAGGATCGAGTTGAGGCGCGACACCTCGTCGTGGATGCGGATGAAGCGCTCGTCCATCACGCCCTTTTCGCGCAGGTCCTCCTGCACGAGGCCGAGCATCAGTTCGATGCCGTTGAGCGGATTGCGGATTTCGTGTGCGATGCCGGCGGCCAGTTCGCCCAGCGCGGCCAGGCGCTCGCGCATGACCAGCTCGTTTTCCAGCCGCTTGAGTTCGGTGCGGTCGACCAGCGTCAGGCTGTGTCCGATCGGTTCGTTGCGGTGGTCGGTGAGCAGGGCGATGTTGCTTTCCAGCGCCAGTTCCGCGCCGTCGCGCTGGATGGTGATCTCGCGCGGCTGCATGGTTTTCTTTTCCCGCCAGATTTCCCAGAGCGCCGGAAACGGCGCCAGGCGTTCACTCATCGTCGTCGGGGCGGCGGGCGGATCGCCCAGCAGCTTGGCGGCCGCGGGGTTTTCGGAGGTCAGCACGTCGTCGTTGTTGGCGGTGAGGATGGCCGAATAGGCGGCGCGCAGGACGTGTTCGTAAAGCTGGCGGGCGTCGGCCAGGGCGGCCTCGTTCATCCGGCGGATTTCGGCGTCGCGCGCCCGGATGTCCTCGGCCATGTCGTTCACGGTCTGGCCGAGAAAATTGATCTCGTCGGTGCCCGAGACCTTGTAGCGGACGCTGAAATCGCCCATGCCGATTTTTTCGGCTGCGTCCACCAGTTTGCGGATCGGGCGCACCATGGTCTGGGCGATGACGAACGAGGCGACGACGACGATCAAAAACGCGCCCGCCGCGGTCAGCATGAGCTGGTGCTTCAGCTTGGCCAGCAGTTCGTAATC contains:
- a CDS encoding sigma-54-dependent Fis family transcriptional regulator codes for the protein MARILVVDDHKTTADSIAQIGQRLGHEVSVFYDGTEALAAVEQQPYDVVVTDLRLPGASGMDILSRGMTIHPEGVVMVITAYGSIEKAVEAMRKGAFDFISKPFTIDEIKVKLEKALGQASVQQEMVRMRASLAALHDDETRRYNFNEIVGKSAAMQKVFDTIRKVAASDASVLILGESGTGKELVARAIHYNSQRTDGPFIRAHCAAYAEGVLESELFGHEKGSFTGAVARKIGRFEQAHGGTLFLDEIGDISHNVQVKLLRFLQEKEFERVGGTQTISVDVRILSATNQDLKELIGKRTFREDLYYRLNVISLFLPPLRERSDDIAMLVEHFLRQYAGREPVKKLDPEAMILLTKYHWPGNIRELQNVIERATVLAQGDRITVDHLPQDITGAIATAPRLTGPINFDAEIEKYEKELIQGALIESDYVKARAATLLGIDRNRLRYKMEKYGIEDLAPTK
- a CDS encoding ABC transporter ATP-binding protein, which translates into the protein MVTSAPALRFRHVQVRYPGHETPVLRELSLEVAAGERVALLGLNGSGKTTLLLAAVGLIPFEGTIEIAGIELSPRTVARVRERVGLLFAVPADQLLFPRVIDDVAFSLVRRRVPKPEARFRARGALENFAVADLADHSPFELSHGQKTRVALAGTMVTDPAVLLLDEPSAGLDPPGRLGLIRTLVSRNVSMLAATHDLEFARRACQRAVLLEDGRLVDERADLEALAKKWSAADGLPGGAGEG
- a CDS encoding HAMP domain-containing protein → LLPYAYKPFASDPKIILHSGYPRDYECLIQRIEVWSGFMVMWAGIATEDQAKRIVDEHFKNEKTFNAPFGVRTLSKMEKMYNVRASGNPSLWTGPIWGISNYMVFTTMGQLMQSNIDNKLLRIGRLAVNDPLVEKSLRVTQEDHEASAKLGALSNFLLELTSLVDIRGAYLYRVAGVRFIYLAGTLTPDSLDKIPTPYLTNIDMQALVSGRPVTGKTYRQSGKLIKAVYVPLLAQDKLIGLLSIEDDAQDYELLAKLKHQLMLTAAGAFLIVVVASFVIAQTMVRPIRKLVDAAEKIGMGDFSVRYKVSGTDEINFLGQTVNDMAEDIRARDAEIRRMNEAALADARQLYEHVLRAAYSAILTANNDDVLTSENPAAAKLLGDPPAAPTTMSERLAPFPALWEIWREKKTMQPREITIQRDGAELALESNIALLTDHRNEPIGHSLTLVDRTELKRLENELVMRERLAALGELAAGIAHEIRNPLNGIELMLGLVQEDLREKGVMDERFIRIHDEVSRLNSILTEFLAFARPKPLEKTPADLVELTEDAIMLLLPAIEEKQIEIVRRYDSPLPPAVLDPGAIRRVLVNLIKNACEAMPPGGRVYLAIQGPETTGGGFRVEVRDSGPGISPEVRDRIFHPFVTTKSDGTGLGLAIVHKAIVNHGGSISCHNHPEGGACFVVALPV